A single region of the Salvia miltiorrhiza cultivar Shanhuang (shh) chromosome 8, IMPLAD_Smil_shh, whole genome shotgun sequence genome encodes:
- the LOC131001557 gene encoding phosphoinositide phosphatase SAC6-like isoform X2 produces the protein MMEKADPVVQKVYNRMRLWEFPEQYLVEPSDGSSAPFLAISRYNGSFSIIDELPQLSSHRAPKIWTIFGVVGTLKLFAGIYLLVITERESAGTYVDKPIFRISSMKIFPCDLSLKHAPEEHNRMEREFSQLLYIAETTPGLYFSYEVNLTLSLQRLHDLSEESKLLPLWRQADPRFLWNSYMSELLIDNKLDPYLLPVMQGSFKSFQYALGENILDVTLIARRCNRRTGTRMWTRGADSDGFVANFIETEQIIQLNGHIASFIQVRGSIPLLWDQIVDLTYKPKFFIMDIEPHVVEKHFQDLNKKYGNVLAVNLVNKHGDEGRLCEQFGFAMQHIASEKVRYRHFDFHKICGELYIEWLSILYYQIEIFLYKNRYFLLNDKGEKVEKQIGVVRTNCIDCLDRTNVTQSMIARKTLESQLRRLGVFHIDETIRMHPQLDECFKNLWANHGDDISIQYTGTPALKGDFVRFGKRTFCGIVKDGWISLVRYYLNNFCDGTKQDAIDLLHGHFSASGWLVVTPAMRNGSVEAMASFPMAFSAILSGIFYAMLSLIRVVDEHDPWNIIISMMWGGMSYLVAMLVKANAPFFCDRPRLNRPRL, from the exons atgATGGAGAAGGCTGATCCGGTGGTGCAGAAGGTGTATAATAGAATGCGGCTGTGGGAATTCCCAGAGCAATATCTGGTGGAGCCCAGCGATGGCTCCTCCGCTCCCTTTCTCGCCATCAGCCGCTACAATGGCTCTTTCTCTATCATCG ACGAGCTACCGCAGTTGAGTTCTCATCGCGCTCCAAAAATCTGGACCATCTTCGGAGTGGTTGGGACTCTGAAGCTCTTTGCAGGCAT TTATTTGCTAGTGATAACGGAACGCGAAAGCGCGGGAACTTATGTGGATAAACCCATCTTCAGAATCTCCTCCATGAAGATTTTTCCTTGCGATCTCTCTCTCAAGCATGCCCCTGAAGAACAC AATAGGATGGAGAGAGAATTCTCCCAGTTGCTATACATTGCAGAGACCACTCCCGGTCTTTATTTCTCCTACGAAGTCAATTTAACATTGAG CCTTCAAAGACTGCATGATTTGAGTGAGGAATCAAAATTGCTTCCTCTATGGAGACAA GCCGATCCTCGATTTCTCTGGAATAGCTACATGTCTGAATTGCTAATAGATAACAAG CTTGATCCATACTTGCTTCCTGTTATGCAAGGGA GTTTCAAGAGCTTTCAGTATGCACTCGGAGAAAACATTCTTGATGTCACACTGATTGCACGCAGATGCAACAGAAGAACCG GCACTCGGATGTGGACGAGAGGAGCTGATTCTGATGGTTTTGTTGCGAATTTCATAGAAACCGAACAAATCATACAATTGAATGGGCACATTGCATCATTTATCCAG GTTCGAGGGTCAATTCCTTTACTCTGGGATCAAATTGTTGATTTGACGTACAAACCTAAGTTCTTCATCATGGATATCGAA CCTCATGTGGTAGAAAAACACTTCCAGGACCTGAATAAGAAATATGGAAATGTTTTAGCTGTTAATCTTGTCAACAAA cACGGAGATGAGGGACGTCTATGTGAACAATTTGGCTTCGCAATGCAACATATTGCTAGTGAGAAAGTGAG ATATAGGCACTTCGACTTTCATAAAATCTGCGGAGAATTGTACATTGAGTGGCTTTCCATTCTTTATTATCAAATCGAGATATTTCTATACAAGAACAG gtattttttattaaatgataaGGGGGAGAAAGTTGAGAAGCAAATTGGAGTTGTAAGGACAAATTGCATTGACTGTTTGGACCGTACTAATGTCACtcag AGCATGATTGCTCGTAAAACGTTGGAATCTCAACTTCGAAGGCTTGGTGTTTTTCATATTGATGAAACCATAAGAATGCATCCACAGTTGGATGAATGCTTCAAGAATT TGTGGGCTAATCATGGTGATGACATTAGTATTCAGTACACTGGTACTCCTGCTCTCAAAGGCGATTTTGTCAG ATTTGGCAAGAGAACGTTTTGTGGCATTGTGAAAGATGGTTGGATTTCTCTTGTGCGTTACTACTTGAACAACTTCTGCGACGGTACCAAGCAG GATGCAATTGATCTATTGCACGGCCATTTTAGTGCATCTGGTTGGCTGGTGGTGACTCCTGCCATGAGGAATGGTAGCGTTGAGGCCATGGCT TCGTTTCCAATGGCTTTTTCGGCGATCCTGAGTGGGATTTTTTACGCAATGCTTTCACTAATACGAG TTGTAGATGAGCATGACCCTTGGAACATAATTATTTCGATGATGTGGGGAGGCATGAGTTACCTTGTAGCCATGCTTGTCAAGGCCAATGCTCCCTTCTTCTGCGACCGTCCCCGCCTCAACCGACCTCGGCTTTga
- the LOC131001557 gene encoding phosphoinositide phosphatase SAC7-like isoform X5: MKIFPCDLSLKHAPEEHNRMEREFSQLLYIAETTPGLYFSYEVNLTLSLQRLHDLSEESKLLPLWRQADPRFLWNSYMSELLIDNKLDPYLLPVMQGSFKSFQYALGENILDVTLIARRCNRRTGTRMWTRGADSDGFVANFIETEQIIQLNGHIASFIQVRGSIPLLWDQIVDLTYKPKFFIMDIEPHVVEKHFQDLNKKYGNVLAVNLVNKHGDEGRLCEQFGFAMQHIASEKVSILHRYRHFDFHKICGELYIEWLSILYYQIEIFLYKNRYFLLNDKGEKVEKQIGVVRTNCIDCLDRTNVTQSMIARKTLESQLRRLGVFHIDETIRMHPQLDECFKNLWANHGDDISIQYTGTPALKGDFVRFGKRTFCGIVKDGWISLVRYYLNNFCDGTKQDAIDLLHGHFSASGWLVVTPAMRNGSVEAMASFPMAFSAILSGIFYAMLSLIRVVDEHDPWNIIISMMWGGMSYLVAMLVKANAPFFCDRPRLNRPRL, encoded by the exons ATGAAGATTTTTCCTTGCGATCTCTCTCTCAAGCATGCCCCTGAAGAACAC AATAGGATGGAGAGAGAATTCTCCCAGTTGCTATACATTGCAGAGACCACTCCCGGTCTTTATTTCTCCTACGAAGTCAATTTAACATTGAG CCTTCAAAGACTGCATGATTTGAGTGAGGAATCAAAATTGCTTCCTCTATGGAGACAA GCCGATCCTCGATTTCTCTGGAATAGCTACATGTCTGAATTGCTAATAGATAACAAG CTTGATCCATACTTGCTTCCTGTTATGCAAGGGA GTTTCAAGAGCTTTCAGTATGCACTCGGAGAAAACATTCTTGATGTCACACTGATTGCACGCAGATGCAACAGAAGAACCG GCACTCGGATGTGGACGAGAGGAGCTGATTCTGATGGTTTTGTTGCGAATTTCATAGAAACCGAACAAATCATACAATTGAATGGGCACATTGCATCATTTATCCAG GTTCGAGGGTCAATTCCTTTACTCTGGGATCAAATTGTTGATTTGACGTACAAACCTAAGTTCTTCATCATGGATATCGAA CCTCATGTGGTAGAAAAACACTTCCAGGACCTGAATAAGAAATATGGAAATGTTTTAGCTGTTAATCTTGTCAACAAA cACGGAGATGAGGGACGTCTATGTGAACAATTTGGCTTCGCAATGCAACATATTGCTAGTGAGAAAGTGAG TATTTTGCACAGATATAGGCACTTCGACTTTCATAAAATCTGCGGAGAATTGTACATTGAGTGGCTTTCCATTCTTTATTATCAAATCGAGATATTTCTATACAAGAACAG gtattttttattaaatgataaGGGGGAGAAAGTTGAGAAGCAAATTGGAGTTGTAAGGACAAATTGCATTGACTGTTTGGACCGTACTAATGTCACtcag AGCATGATTGCTCGTAAAACGTTGGAATCTCAACTTCGAAGGCTTGGTGTTTTTCATATTGATGAAACCATAAGAATGCATCCACAGTTGGATGAATGCTTCAAGAATT TGTGGGCTAATCATGGTGATGACATTAGTATTCAGTACACTGGTACTCCTGCTCTCAAAGGCGATTTTGTCAG ATTTGGCAAGAGAACGTTTTGTGGCATTGTGAAAGATGGTTGGATTTCTCTTGTGCGTTACTACTTGAACAACTTCTGCGACGGTACCAAGCAG GATGCAATTGATCTATTGCACGGCCATTTTAGTGCATCTGGTTGGCTGGTGGTGACTCCTGCCATGAGGAATGGTAGCGTTGAGGCCATGGCT TCGTTTCCAATGGCTTTTTCGGCGATCCTGAGTGGGATTTTTTACGCAATGCTTTCACTAATACGAG TTGTAGATGAGCATGACCCTTGGAACATAATTATTTCGATGATGTGGGGAGGCATGAGTTACCTTGTAGCCATGCTTGTCAAGGCCAATGCTCCCTTCTTCTGCGACCGTCCCCGCCTCAACCGACCTCGGCTTTga
- the LOC131001557 gene encoding phosphoinositide phosphatase SAC7-like isoform X3, with protein sequence MMEKADPVVQKVYNRMRLWEFPEQYLVEPSDGSSAPFLAISRYNGSFSIIDELPQLSSHRAPKIWTIFGVVGTLKLFAGIYLLVITERESAGTYVDKPIFRISSMKIFPCDLSLKHAPEEHNRMEREFSQLLYIAETTPGLYFSYEVNLTLSLQRLHDLSEESKLLPLWRQADPRFLWNSYMSELLIDNKWVLILNISEGTRMWTRGADSDGFVANFIETEQIIQLNGHIASFIQVRGSIPLLWDQIVDLTYKPKFFIMDIEPHVVEKHFQDLNKKYGNVLAVNLVNKHGDEGRLCEQFGFAMQHIASEKVSILHRYRHFDFHKICGELYIEWLSILYYQIEIFLYKNRYFLLNDKGEKVEKQIGVVRTNCIDCLDRTNVTQSMIARKTLESQLRRLGVFHIDETIRMHPQLDECFKNLWANHGDDISIQYTGTPALKGDFVRFGKRTFCGIVKDGWISLVRYYLNNFCDGTKQDAIDLLHGHFSASGWLVVTPAMRNGSVEAMASFPMAFSAILSGIFYAMLSLIRVVDEHDPWNIIISMMWGGMSYLVAMLVKANAPFFCDRPRLNRPRL encoded by the exons atgATGGAGAAGGCTGATCCGGTGGTGCAGAAGGTGTATAATAGAATGCGGCTGTGGGAATTCCCAGAGCAATATCTGGTGGAGCCCAGCGATGGCTCCTCCGCTCCCTTTCTCGCCATCAGCCGCTACAATGGCTCTTTCTCTATCATCG ACGAGCTACCGCAGTTGAGTTCTCATCGCGCTCCAAAAATCTGGACCATCTTCGGAGTGGTTGGGACTCTGAAGCTCTTTGCAGGCAT TTATTTGCTAGTGATAACGGAACGCGAAAGCGCGGGAACTTATGTGGATAAACCCATCTTCAGAATCTCCTCCATGAAGATTTTTCCTTGCGATCTCTCTCTCAAGCATGCCCCTGAAGAACAC AATAGGATGGAGAGAGAATTCTCCCAGTTGCTATACATTGCAGAGACCACTCCCGGTCTTTATTTCTCCTACGAAGTCAATTTAACATTGAG CCTTCAAAGACTGCATGATTTGAGTGAGGAATCAAAATTGCTTCCTCTATGGAGACAA GCCGATCCTCGATTTCTCTGGAATAGCTACATGTCTGAATTGCTAATAGATAACAAG TGGGTTCTCATTTTGAATATTTCTGAAGGCACTCGGATGTGGACGAGAGGAGCTGATTCTGATGGTTTTGTTGCGAATTTCATAGAAACCGAACAAATCATACAATTGAATGGGCACATTGCATCATTTATCCAG GTTCGAGGGTCAATTCCTTTACTCTGGGATCAAATTGTTGATTTGACGTACAAACCTAAGTTCTTCATCATGGATATCGAA CCTCATGTGGTAGAAAAACACTTCCAGGACCTGAATAAGAAATATGGAAATGTTTTAGCTGTTAATCTTGTCAACAAA cACGGAGATGAGGGACGTCTATGTGAACAATTTGGCTTCGCAATGCAACATATTGCTAGTGAGAAAGTGAG TATTTTGCACAGATATAGGCACTTCGACTTTCATAAAATCTGCGGAGAATTGTACATTGAGTGGCTTTCCATTCTTTATTATCAAATCGAGATATTTCTATACAAGAACAG gtattttttattaaatgataaGGGGGAGAAAGTTGAGAAGCAAATTGGAGTTGTAAGGACAAATTGCATTGACTGTTTGGACCGTACTAATGTCACtcag AGCATGATTGCTCGTAAAACGTTGGAATCTCAACTTCGAAGGCTTGGTGTTTTTCATATTGATGAAACCATAAGAATGCATCCACAGTTGGATGAATGCTTCAAGAATT TGTGGGCTAATCATGGTGATGACATTAGTATTCAGTACACTGGTACTCCTGCTCTCAAAGGCGATTTTGTCAG ATTTGGCAAGAGAACGTTTTGTGGCATTGTGAAAGATGGTTGGATTTCTCTTGTGCGTTACTACTTGAACAACTTCTGCGACGGTACCAAGCAG GATGCAATTGATCTATTGCACGGCCATTTTAGTGCATCTGGTTGGCTGGTGGTGACTCCTGCCATGAGGAATGGTAGCGTTGAGGCCATGGCT TCGTTTCCAATGGCTTTTTCGGCGATCCTGAGTGGGATTTTTTACGCAATGCTTTCACTAATACGAG TTGTAGATGAGCATGACCCTTGGAACATAATTATTTCGATGATGTGGGGAGGCATGAGTTACCTTGTAGCCATGCTTGTCAAGGCCAATGCTCCCTTCTTCTGCGACCGTCCCCGCCTCAACCGACCTCGGCTTTga
- the LOC131001557 gene encoding phosphoinositide phosphatase SAC6-like isoform X1 → MMEKADPVVQKVYNRMRLWEFPEQYLVEPSDGSSAPFLAISRYNGSFSIIDELPQLSSHRAPKIWTIFGVVGTLKLFAGIYLLVITERESAGTYVDKPIFRISSMKIFPCDLSLKHAPEEHNRMEREFSQLLYIAETTPGLYFSYEVNLTLSLQRLHDLSEESKLLPLWRQADPRFLWNSYMSELLIDNKLDPYLLPVMQGSFKSFQYALGENILDVTLIARRCNRRTGTRMWTRGADSDGFVANFIETEQIIQLNGHIASFIQVRGSIPLLWDQIVDLTYKPKFFIMDIEPHVVEKHFQDLNKKYGNVLAVNLVNKHGDEGRLCEQFGFAMQHIASEKVSILHRYRHFDFHKICGELYIEWLSILYYQIEIFLYKNRYFLLNDKGEKVEKQIGVVRTNCIDCLDRTNVTQSMIARKTLESQLRRLGVFHIDETIRMHPQLDECFKNLWANHGDDISIQYTGTPALKGDFVRFGKRTFCGIVKDGWISLVRYYLNNFCDGTKQDAIDLLHGHFSASGWLVVTPAMRNGSVEAMASFPMAFSAILSGIFYAMLSLIRVVDEHDPWNIIISMMWGGMSYLVAMLVKANAPFFCDRPRLNRPRL, encoded by the exons atgATGGAGAAGGCTGATCCGGTGGTGCAGAAGGTGTATAATAGAATGCGGCTGTGGGAATTCCCAGAGCAATATCTGGTGGAGCCCAGCGATGGCTCCTCCGCTCCCTTTCTCGCCATCAGCCGCTACAATGGCTCTTTCTCTATCATCG ACGAGCTACCGCAGTTGAGTTCTCATCGCGCTCCAAAAATCTGGACCATCTTCGGAGTGGTTGGGACTCTGAAGCTCTTTGCAGGCAT TTATTTGCTAGTGATAACGGAACGCGAAAGCGCGGGAACTTATGTGGATAAACCCATCTTCAGAATCTCCTCCATGAAGATTTTTCCTTGCGATCTCTCTCTCAAGCATGCCCCTGAAGAACAC AATAGGATGGAGAGAGAATTCTCCCAGTTGCTATACATTGCAGAGACCACTCCCGGTCTTTATTTCTCCTACGAAGTCAATTTAACATTGAG CCTTCAAAGACTGCATGATTTGAGTGAGGAATCAAAATTGCTTCCTCTATGGAGACAA GCCGATCCTCGATTTCTCTGGAATAGCTACATGTCTGAATTGCTAATAGATAACAAG CTTGATCCATACTTGCTTCCTGTTATGCAAGGGA GTTTCAAGAGCTTTCAGTATGCACTCGGAGAAAACATTCTTGATGTCACACTGATTGCACGCAGATGCAACAGAAGAACCG GCACTCGGATGTGGACGAGAGGAGCTGATTCTGATGGTTTTGTTGCGAATTTCATAGAAACCGAACAAATCATACAATTGAATGGGCACATTGCATCATTTATCCAG GTTCGAGGGTCAATTCCTTTACTCTGGGATCAAATTGTTGATTTGACGTACAAACCTAAGTTCTTCATCATGGATATCGAA CCTCATGTGGTAGAAAAACACTTCCAGGACCTGAATAAGAAATATGGAAATGTTTTAGCTGTTAATCTTGTCAACAAA cACGGAGATGAGGGACGTCTATGTGAACAATTTGGCTTCGCAATGCAACATATTGCTAGTGAGAAAGTGAG TATTTTGCACAGATATAGGCACTTCGACTTTCATAAAATCTGCGGAGAATTGTACATTGAGTGGCTTTCCATTCTTTATTATCAAATCGAGATATTTCTATACAAGAACAG gtattttttattaaatgataaGGGGGAGAAAGTTGAGAAGCAAATTGGAGTTGTAAGGACAAATTGCATTGACTGTTTGGACCGTACTAATGTCACtcag AGCATGATTGCTCGTAAAACGTTGGAATCTCAACTTCGAAGGCTTGGTGTTTTTCATATTGATGAAACCATAAGAATGCATCCACAGTTGGATGAATGCTTCAAGAATT TGTGGGCTAATCATGGTGATGACATTAGTATTCAGTACACTGGTACTCCTGCTCTCAAAGGCGATTTTGTCAG ATTTGGCAAGAGAACGTTTTGTGGCATTGTGAAAGATGGTTGGATTTCTCTTGTGCGTTACTACTTGAACAACTTCTGCGACGGTACCAAGCAG GATGCAATTGATCTATTGCACGGCCATTTTAGTGCATCTGGTTGGCTGGTGGTGACTCCTGCCATGAGGAATGGTAGCGTTGAGGCCATGGCT TCGTTTCCAATGGCTTTTTCGGCGATCCTGAGTGGGATTTTTTACGCAATGCTTTCACTAATACGAG TTGTAGATGAGCATGACCCTTGGAACATAATTATTTCGATGATGTGGGGAGGCATGAGTTACCTTGTAGCCATGCTTGTCAAGGCCAATGCTCCCTTCTTCTGCGACCGTCCCCGCCTCAACCGACCTCGGCTTTga
- the LOC131001557 gene encoding phosphoinositide phosphatase SAC6-like isoform X4 — protein MMEKADPVVQKVYNRMRLWEFPEQYLVEPSDGSSAPFLAISRYNGSFSIIDELPQLSSHRAPKIWTIFGVVGTLKLFAGIYLLVITERESAGTYVDKPIFRISSMKIFPCDLSLKHAPEEHNRMEREFSQLLYIAETTPGLYFSYEVNLTLSLQRLHDLSEESKLLPLWRQADPRFLWNSYMSELLIDNKLDPYLLPVMQGSFKSFQYALGENILDVTLIARRCNRRTGTRMWTRGADSDGFVANFIETEQIIQLNGHIASFIQVRGSIPLLWDQIVDLTYKPKFFIMDIEPHVVEKHFQDLNKKYGNVLAVNLVNKHGDEGRLCEQFGFAMQHIASEKVSILHRYRHFDFHKICGELYIEWLSILYYQIEIFLYKNRYFLLNDKGEKVEKQIGVVRTNCIDCLDRTNVTQSMIARKTLESQLRRLGVFHIDETIRMHPQLDECFKNLWANHGDDISIQYTGTPALKGDFVRFGKRTFCGIVKDGWISLVRYYLNNFCDGTKQSFPMAFSAILSGIFYAMLSLIRVVDEHDPWNIIISMMWGGMSYLVAMLVKANAPFFCDRPRLNRPRL, from the exons atgATGGAGAAGGCTGATCCGGTGGTGCAGAAGGTGTATAATAGAATGCGGCTGTGGGAATTCCCAGAGCAATATCTGGTGGAGCCCAGCGATGGCTCCTCCGCTCCCTTTCTCGCCATCAGCCGCTACAATGGCTCTTTCTCTATCATCG ACGAGCTACCGCAGTTGAGTTCTCATCGCGCTCCAAAAATCTGGACCATCTTCGGAGTGGTTGGGACTCTGAAGCTCTTTGCAGGCAT TTATTTGCTAGTGATAACGGAACGCGAAAGCGCGGGAACTTATGTGGATAAACCCATCTTCAGAATCTCCTCCATGAAGATTTTTCCTTGCGATCTCTCTCTCAAGCATGCCCCTGAAGAACAC AATAGGATGGAGAGAGAATTCTCCCAGTTGCTATACATTGCAGAGACCACTCCCGGTCTTTATTTCTCCTACGAAGTCAATTTAACATTGAG CCTTCAAAGACTGCATGATTTGAGTGAGGAATCAAAATTGCTTCCTCTATGGAGACAA GCCGATCCTCGATTTCTCTGGAATAGCTACATGTCTGAATTGCTAATAGATAACAAG CTTGATCCATACTTGCTTCCTGTTATGCAAGGGA GTTTCAAGAGCTTTCAGTATGCACTCGGAGAAAACATTCTTGATGTCACACTGATTGCACGCAGATGCAACAGAAGAACCG GCACTCGGATGTGGACGAGAGGAGCTGATTCTGATGGTTTTGTTGCGAATTTCATAGAAACCGAACAAATCATACAATTGAATGGGCACATTGCATCATTTATCCAG GTTCGAGGGTCAATTCCTTTACTCTGGGATCAAATTGTTGATTTGACGTACAAACCTAAGTTCTTCATCATGGATATCGAA CCTCATGTGGTAGAAAAACACTTCCAGGACCTGAATAAGAAATATGGAAATGTTTTAGCTGTTAATCTTGTCAACAAA cACGGAGATGAGGGACGTCTATGTGAACAATTTGGCTTCGCAATGCAACATATTGCTAGTGAGAAAGTGAG TATTTTGCACAGATATAGGCACTTCGACTTTCATAAAATCTGCGGAGAATTGTACATTGAGTGGCTTTCCATTCTTTATTATCAAATCGAGATATTTCTATACAAGAACAG gtattttttattaaatgataaGGGGGAGAAAGTTGAGAAGCAAATTGGAGTTGTAAGGACAAATTGCATTGACTGTTTGGACCGTACTAATGTCACtcag AGCATGATTGCTCGTAAAACGTTGGAATCTCAACTTCGAAGGCTTGGTGTTTTTCATATTGATGAAACCATAAGAATGCATCCACAGTTGGATGAATGCTTCAAGAATT TGTGGGCTAATCATGGTGATGACATTAGTATTCAGTACACTGGTACTCCTGCTCTCAAAGGCGATTTTGTCAG ATTTGGCAAGAGAACGTTTTGTGGCATTGTGAAAGATGGTTGGATTTCTCTTGTGCGTTACTACTTGAACAACTTCTGCGACGGTACCAAGCAG TCGTTTCCAATGGCTTTTTCGGCGATCCTGAGTGGGATTTTTTACGCAATGCTTTCACTAATACGAG TTGTAGATGAGCATGACCCTTGGAACATAATTATTTCGATGATGTGGGGAGGCATGAGTTACCTTGTAGCCATGCTTGTCAAGGCCAATGCTCCCTTCTTCTGCGACCGTCCCCGCCTCAACCGACCTCGGCTTTga
- the LOC131001557 gene encoding phosphoinositide phosphatase SAC6-like isoform X6, with the protein MPLKNTMEREFSQLLYIAETTPGLYFSYEVNLTLSLQRLHDLSEESKLLPLWRQADPRFLWNSYMSELLIDNKLDPYLLPVMQGSFKSFQYALGENILDVTLIARRCNRRTGTRMWTRGADSDGFVANFIETEQIIQLNGHIASFIQVRGSIPLLWDQIVDLTYKPKFFIMDIEPHVVEKHFQDLNKKYGNVLAVNLVNKHGDEGRLCEQFGFAMQHIASEKVSILHRYRHFDFHKICGELYIEWLSILYYQIEIFLYKNRYFLLNDKGEKVEKQIGVVRTNCIDCLDRTNVTQSMIARKTLESQLRRLGVFHIDETIRMHPQLDECFKNLWANHGDDISIQYTGTPALKGDFVRFGKRTFCGIVKDGWISLVRYYLNNFCDGTKQDAIDLLHGHFSASGWLVVTPAMRNGSVEAMASFPMAFSAILSGIFYAMLSLIRVVDEHDPWNIIISMMWGGMSYLVAMLVKANAPFFCDRPRLNRPRL; encoded by the exons ATGCCCCTGAAGAACAC GATGGAGAGAGAATTCTCCCAGTTGCTATACATTGCAGAGACCACTCCCGGTCTTTATTTCTCCTACGAAGTCAATTTAACATTGAG CCTTCAAAGACTGCATGATTTGAGTGAGGAATCAAAATTGCTTCCTCTATGGAGACAA GCCGATCCTCGATTTCTCTGGAATAGCTACATGTCTGAATTGCTAATAGATAACAAG CTTGATCCATACTTGCTTCCTGTTATGCAAGGGA GTTTCAAGAGCTTTCAGTATGCACTCGGAGAAAACATTCTTGATGTCACACTGATTGCACGCAGATGCAACAGAAGAACCG GCACTCGGATGTGGACGAGAGGAGCTGATTCTGATGGTTTTGTTGCGAATTTCATAGAAACCGAACAAATCATACAATTGAATGGGCACATTGCATCATTTATCCAG GTTCGAGGGTCAATTCCTTTACTCTGGGATCAAATTGTTGATTTGACGTACAAACCTAAGTTCTTCATCATGGATATCGAA CCTCATGTGGTAGAAAAACACTTCCAGGACCTGAATAAGAAATATGGAAATGTTTTAGCTGTTAATCTTGTCAACAAA cACGGAGATGAGGGACGTCTATGTGAACAATTTGGCTTCGCAATGCAACATATTGCTAGTGAGAAAGTGAG TATTTTGCACAGATATAGGCACTTCGACTTTCATAAAATCTGCGGAGAATTGTACATTGAGTGGCTTTCCATTCTTTATTATCAAATCGAGATATTTCTATACAAGAACAG gtattttttattaaatgataaGGGGGAGAAAGTTGAGAAGCAAATTGGAGTTGTAAGGACAAATTGCATTGACTGTTTGGACCGTACTAATGTCACtcag AGCATGATTGCTCGTAAAACGTTGGAATCTCAACTTCGAAGGCTTGGTGTTTTTCATATTGATGAAACCATAAGAATGCATCCACAGTTGGATGAATGCTTCAAGAATT TGTGGGCTAATCATGGTGATGACATTAGTATTCAGTACACTGGTACTCCTGCTCTCAAAGGCGATTTTGTCAG ATTTGGCAAGAGAACGTTTTGTGGCATTGTGAAAGATGGTTGGATTTCTCTTGTGCGTTACTACTTGAACAACTTCTGCGACGGTACCAAGCAG GATGCAATTGATCTATTGCACGGCCATTTTAGTGCATCTGGTTGGCTGGTGGTGACTCCTGCCATGAGGAATGGTAGCGTTGAGGCCATGGCT TCGTTTCCAATGGCTTTTTCGGCGATCCTGAGTGGGATTTTTTACGCAATGCTTTCACTAATACGAG TTGTAGATGAGCATGACCCTTGGAACATAATTATTTCGATGATGTGGGGAGGCATGAGTTACCTTGTAGCCATGCTTGTCAAGGCCAATGCTCCCTTCTTCTGCGACCGTCCCCGCCTCAACCGACCTCGGCTTTga